In Streptomyces sp. NBC_00091, the following proteins share a genomic window:
- the truB gene encoding tRNA pseudouridine(55) synthase TruB, which translates to MSTTNAAKTPPATAGRVPQDGLVIVDKPSGFTSHDVVAKMRGIAKTRRVGHAGTLDPMATGVLVLGVEKATKLLGHLALTEKEYLGTIRLGQYTLTDDAEGEITASADASGVTREAVDAGIAKLTGDIMQVPSKVSAIKIKGVRSYKRARDGEDFEIPARPVTVSSFQVYDMREAEAEDGTKVVDLVVSVVCSSGTYIRALARDLGADLGVGGHLTALRRTRVGPYKLDRARTLDQLQEELTVMPIGEAAAAAFARWDLDARRASLLANGVRIDMPDEYQDGRTVAVYGPQGQLLGLVESKGGKAKSLAVFV; encoded by the coding sequence ATGAGCACCACCAACGCAGCAAAGACTCCCCCAGCTACCGCTGGGAGGGTCCCCCAGGACGGCCTTGTCATCGTCGACAAGCCGTCCGGCTTCACTTCGCACGACGTGGTCGCCAAGATGCGCGGGATCGCCAAGACCCGCCGCGTCGGCCACGCCGGCACCCTCGACCCGATGGCGACGGGCGTCCTCGTCCTCGGTGTCGAGAAGGCCACCAAGCTCCTCGGCCACCTCGCGCTGACCGAGAAGGAGTACCTCGGGACGATCCGTCTCGGCCAGTACACCCTCACGGACGACGCCGAGGGCGAGATCACCGCGTCCGCGGACGCCTCCGGGGTGACCCGTGAGGCCGTGGACGCGGGGATCGCCAAGCTGACCGGCGACATCATGCAGGTCCCGTCCAAGGTCAGCGCCATCAAGATCAAGGGCGTGCGCTCCTACAAGCGCGCCCGTGACGGCGAGGACTTCGAGATCCCGGCCCGCCCGGTGACCGTCTCGTCGTTCCAGGTGTACGACATGCGGGAAGCGGAGGCCGAGGACGGCACCAAGGTCGTCGACCTCGTCGTCTCCGTCGTCTGCTCCAGCGGTACGTACATCCGCGCCCTCGCCCGCGACCTGGGCGCCGACCTCGGCGTGGGCGGCCACCTCACGGCGCTGCGGCGCACGCGGGTGGGCCCGTACAAGCTCGACCGGGCGCGCACCCTGGACCAGCTCCAGGAGGAGCTGACCGTCATGCCGATCGGCGAGGCGGCCGCCGCCGCCTTCGCCCGCTGGGACCTGGACGCGCGACGGGCCTCGCTGCTCGCCAACGGCGTGCGGATCGACATGCCGGACGAGTACCAGGACGGCCGGACCGTCGCCGTCTACGGGCCGCAGGGCCAGCTGCTCGGGCTCGTGGAGAGCAAGGGCGGCAAGGCGAAGTCCCTCGCGGTCTTCGTCTGA
- the rbfA gene encoding 30S ribosome-binding factor RbfA, which produces MADNARAKKLADLIREVVAEKLLRGVKDPRLGTHVTITDTRVTGDLREATVFYTVYGDDEDRASAAAGLESAKGVLRSAVGRAAGTKFTPTLTFVADALPETAKTIEDLLDKARSSDAQVREVSSGAQYAGDADPYKKPGEDEDEDAAAE; this is translated from the coding sequence GTGGCCGACAATGCGCGGGCGAAGAAGCTGGCGGACCTCATCCGGGAGGTGGTGGCCGAGAAGCTGCTGCGCGGTGTCAAGGACCCCCGCCTCGGTACGCACGTGACCATCACGGACACCCGGGTCACCGGCGACCTGCGGGAGGCCACGGTCTTCTACACGGTCTACGGCGACGACGAGGACCGGGCCAGCGCGGCAGCGGGCCTGGAGAGCGCCAAGGGCGTACTGCGCTCCGCGGTCGGCCGGGCGGCGGGAACCAAGTTCACGCCCACCCTGACCTTCGTGGCGGACGCCCTCCCGGAGACCGCCAAGACCATCGAGGACCTCCTCGACAAGGCACGTTCCTCCGACGCCCAGGTGCGCGAGGTGTCCTCCGGCGCGCAGTACGCCGGTGACGCCGACCCGTACAAGAAGCCGGGCGAGGACGAAGACGAGGACGCAGCCGCGGAATGA
- a CDS encoding DUF503 domain-containing protein, with protein sequence MYVGTLSFDLLLGDVHSLKEKRSVVRPIVAELQRKFSVSAAEVGDQDLHRRARIGVALVSGDTGFLSDVLDRCERLVAARPEVELLSVRRRLHGDED encoded by the coding sequence ATGTACGTGGGGACTCTGTCCTTCGATCTGCTCCTCGGCGACGTCCACTCGCTGAAGGAGAAACGCTCCGTCGTCCGGCCCATCGTCGCCGAGCTCCAGCGCAAGTTCTCTGTGAGCGCGGCCGAAGTGGGCGACCAGGACCTGCACCGCAGGGCCCGCATAGGGGTCGCTCTGGTGAGTGGGGACACGGGGTTCCTCTCGGATGTACTGGACCGCTGCGAGCGGCTGGTCGCGGCACGTCCGGAAGTGGAGCTGCTGTCCGTACGACGGCGCCTCCACGGTGATGAAGACTGA